A window of the Bacteroides thetaiotaomicron VPI-5482 genome harbors these coding sequences:
- a CDS encoding YifB family Mg chelatase-like AAA ATPase — protein MLIKVFGAAVQGIDATLITIEVNSSRGCMFYLVGLPDSAVKESHQRIISALQVNGYKMPTSNLVVNMAPADIRKEGSAYDLPLAIGLLGASETISSEKLSRYLMMGELSLDGSIQPIKGALPIAIKAREENFEGLIIPQQNAREAAVVNQLKVYGVSNIKEVIQFFNGERELEQTVVNTREEFYQQQTAFDLDFADVKGQENVKRALEVAAAGGHNLIMIGAPGSGKSMMAKRLPSILPPLSLGESLETTKIHSVAGKLNRGSSLISQRPFRDPHHTISQVAMVGGGSFPQPGEISLAHNGVLFLDELPEFNRGVLEVLRQPLEDRQITISRIKSTISYPANLMLIASMNPCPCGYYNHPTKACVCSPGQVQKYLNKISGPLLDRIDIQIEIVPVPFDKISDQRQGEASSVIRNRVIQARRIQEQRYADHPGIYCNAQMSSKLLSIYARPDDKGLSLLRNAMERLNLSARAYDRILKVARTIADLEGAELIQPSHLAEAISYRNLDRENWAG, from the coding sequence GTGCTAATTAAAGTTTTCGGAGCGGCTGTTCAAGGGATTGATGCAACACTCATCACAATCGAAGTCAACAGCTCACGTGGCTGTATGTTCTATCTCGTCGGTCTTCCGGATTCCGCAGTGAAGGAAAGTCACCAACGTATTATCTCCGCACTGCAAGTCAATGGCTATAAAATGCCGACCAGTAACCTGGTTGTAAATATGGCACCGGCCGATATCCGCAAAGAAGGCTCGGCTTATGATTTGCCTCTTGCCATCGGCTTGCTGGGTGCCAGCGAAACCATATCTTCCGAAAAGTTATCCCGCTATCTGATGATGGGAGAACTTAGTCTTGACGGGAGCATTCAGCCTATCAAAGGAGCACTGCCTATTGCTATCAAAGCCCGTGAAGAAAACTTTGAGGGACTCATTATTCCTCAACAGAATGCGCGGGAAGCAGCAGTTGTCAATCAACTGAAGGTATATGGCGTCAGTAATATCAAAGAAGTTATCCAGTTCTTCAATGGTGAGCGGGAGCTGGAACAGACCGTTGTCAACACGCGGGAAGAGTTTTATCAACAGCAAACAGCCTTTGACCTGGACTTTGCAGACGTAAAAGGACAGGAGAATGTGAAAAGGGCGTTGGAAGTTGCTGCCGCCGGAGGACATAATCTCATCATGATCGGCGCTCCCGGCAGTGGTAAATCAATGATGGCTAAACGGTTACCTTCCATCCTTCCTCCCCTCTCCCTGGGTGAAAGCCTGGAAACGACCAAAATACATTCCGTTGCAGGAAAACTAAACCGGGGCTCTTCACTGATTTCCCAACGGCCATTCCGTGATCCCCATCATACGATATCGCAAGTTGCAATGGTGGGAGGCGGAAGTTTTCCCCAACCGGGAGAAATAAGCCTGGCGCATAACGGAGTTTTATTTTTGGACGAATTACCCGAATTCAACAGAGGGGTATTAGAAGTCCTGCGCCAGCCACTGGAAGACCGGCAGATTACCATCTCCCGCATAAAGAGCACAATCAGTTATCCCGCCAATCTGATGCTCATTGCATCCATGAATCCATGCCCTTGCGGATACTATAATCATCCGACCAAGGCATGTGTATGCAGTCCTGGTCAGGTACAAAAGTATCTGAACAAGATATCCGGTCCGTTGCTGGACCGTATTGATATTCAGATAGAGATTGTTCCTGTTCCGTTCGACAAGATATCCGATCAGCGACAGGGAGAAGCAAGCAGTGTTATTCGGAACAGAGTCATTCAGGCACGCCGTATACAGGAACAGCGCTATGCCGATCATCCCGGTATCTACTGCAATGCACAGATGAGCAGCAAGTTATTATCCATTTATGCTCGGCCGGATGACAAAGGACTTTCCCTGCTGCGAAATGCAATGGAACGCCTCAATCTTTCCGCACGCGCATACGACCGTATATTAAAGGTGGCACGTACCATTGCCGACCTTGAGGGTGCGGAACTGATACAGCCCTCCCATTTGGCTGAAGCCATCAGTTATCGCAATCTGGACAGAGAAAACTGGGCGGGATAA
- a CDS encoding tetratricopeptide repeat protein, with protein sequence MTKKLYLPLLMAIVVALFSSCKKMGPLSADYFTVTPQVLEAVGGKVPATINGKFPEKYFKKKAVVEVTPVLKWNGGEAKGQSAVFQGEKVEGNDQTISYKVGGSYTMKTSFDYVPEMAKSELWLEFKAKVGKKEVVIPAVKVADGVISTSELVNNTLGSANPALGEDAFQRIIKEKHDANIMFLIQQANIRSSELKTAKEFNKEVANINEAANKKISNIEVSAYASPDGGVSLNTTLAENRESNTTKMLNKDLKKAKIDAPVDAKYTAQDWEGFQELVSKSNIQDKELILRVLSMYQDPAQREQEIKNISSVYKNLADDILPQLRRSRLTLNYEIIGKSDEEITKLASSNPSELNIEELLYAATLTNDPAKQEAIYTQATKQFPNDYRAYNNLGKLAYQAGNVDKAESYLKKAASVNAAPEVNMNLGLISLIKGDKAAAEAYFGKAAGTKELGESMGNLYIAQGQYERAVNSFGDAKTNSAALAQILAKDYNKAKNTLAGVEKPDAYTDYLMAVLGARTNNSSMVTSSLKSAVAKEPALAKKAATDLEFSKFFTNADFMSIIK encoded by the coding sequence ATGACAAAGAAGTTGTACTTGCCTTTACTCATGGCAATTGTTGTTGCACTTTTCTCTTCGTGCAAGAAAATGGGTCCCCTGTCAGCGGACTACTTCACTGTTACTCCACAAGTGTTGGAAGCAGTAGGTGGTAAAGTTCCTGCTACCATTAATGGTAAATTCCCTGAAAAGTATTTCAAGAAAAAAGCTGTAGTAGAAGTTACTCCGGTTTTGAAATGGAATGGCGGTGAAGCTAAAGGACAAAGTGCTGTGTTCCAAGGAGAAAAAGTAGAAGGAAACGATCAGACTATCTCTTACAAAGTAGGTGGTAGCTATACGATGAAAACATCTTTCGACTATGTTCCTGAAATGGCAAAATCTGAACTGTGGCTTGAATTCAAAGCTAAAGTTGGTAAAAAGGAAGTCGTTATCCCCGCTGTGAAAGTAGCTGATGGTGTAATCTCTACTTCTGAATTGGTAAATAACACATTGGGCAGCGCTAACCCGGCTCTGGGCGAAGATGCTTTCCAACGTATCATCAAGGAAAAACACGATGCTAACATCATGTTCTTGATCCAACAGGCTAACATCCGTTCAAGCGAGTTGAAAACTGCTAAAGAATTCAACAAGGAAGTTGCTAACATAAACGAAGCTGCCAACAAGAAGATCAGCAACATCGAAGTTTCTGCTTATGCTTCTCCTGATGGTGGTGTAAGCCTGAATACAACTCTAGCAGAAAACCGCGAAAGCAACACTACCAAGATGCTGAACAAAGACTTGAAGAAAGCTAAGATCGACGCTCCGGTTGACGCTAAATATACTGCACAGGACTGGGAAGGTTTCCAGGAACTGGTTTCTAAATCTAACATCCAGGATAAAGAACTGATCCTTCGCGTATTGTCTATGTATCAGGATCCTGCACAGAGAGAACAAGAAATCAAGAACATCTCTTCTGTATACAAGAACCTGGCTGACGATATCCTTCCTCAACTGCGTCGTTCTCGTTTGACTTTGAACTACGAGATCATCGGTAAGTCTGACGAAGAAATCACTAAGCTTGCTTCTTCTAATCCTTCTGAACTGAACATCGAAGAATTGCTGTATGCTGCTACACTGACTAACGATCCTGCAAAACAGGAAGCTATCTATACTCAGGCAACAAAACAGTTCCCTAACGATTACCGCGCATACAACAACCTTGGTAAGCTTGCTTATCAAGCTGGTAACGTTGACAAAGCTGAATCTTACCTGAAGAAAGCTGCCAGCGTAAACGCTGCTCCTGAAGTAAACATGAACTTAGGTTTGATCTCTTTGATCAAGGGTGACAAAGCTGCTGCTGAAGCTTACTTCGGTAAAGCTGCAGGTACAAAAGAACTTGGCGAATCTATGGGTAACCTGTACATCGCTCAAGGCCAGTACGAAAGAGCAGTTAACTCATTCGGTGACGCTAAGACTAACAGTGCTGCTTTGGCTCAGATCCTTGCTAAGGACTACAACAAAGCTAAAAACACACTGGCAGGCGTAGAAAAACCAGATGCTTACACAGACTACCTGATGGCAGTTCTAGGTGCTAGAACTAACAATTCTTCTATGGTAACCAGCAGCTTGAAGAGCGCTGTTGCTAAAGAACCTGCGTTGGCTAAGAAAGCTGCAACAGACTTGGAATTCTCTAAGTTCTTCACAAATGCAGACTTCATGAGCATCATCAAATAA
- a CDS encoding TlpA disulfide reductase family protein produces the protein MKKSSILILIIICLVGCKKGSNETTITGEIKGLGTDTLYLYGMDELYDRIDTIYVENDKFSYTTSVDTITSAYLLLKNRIEYPVFLDKGNKIKIKGDTINLNFLTISGNIYNEEFTDFQKALEDPADPSEKAGEETVDKRITVEKANTAEEMAEEFILQHHSSYVSLYLLDKYFVQKETPDFSKIKKLVEVMTGVLQDKPYIERLNETITQAEKSEIGKYAPFFSLPNAKGEKITRSSDAFKQKSLLINFWASWNDSISQKQSNSELREIYKKYKKNKYIGMLGISLDVDKQQWKDAIKRDTLDWEQVCDFGGLNSEVAKQYSIYKIPANILLSSDGKILAKNLRGEELKKKIENIVEEATEKEKKNKQKK, from the coding sequence ATGAAAAAGAGTAGTATTTTAATCCTCATCATTATCTGTCTGGTCGGATGCAAGAAGGGCTCCAATGAGACAACCATCACCGGAGAGATCAAAGGACTCGGAACAGATACACTTTATTTGTACGGCATGGACGAACTGTACGACCGGATAGACACCATTTATGTAGAAAACGATAAGTTCTCCTACACTACCAGCGTAGATACGATCACTTCTGCCTATCTGTTACTCAAGAACCGGATTGAATATCCTGTCTTTCTTGATAAGGGTAACAAGATCAAAATAAAAGGAGATACGATCAATCTGAATTTCCTGACTATCAGTGGAAATATATACAATGAGGAGTTTACAGACTTCCAAAAAGCACTGGAAGATCCGGCTGATCCTTCAGAAAAAGCCGGCGAAGAAACAGTGGATAAAAGAATAACTGTAGAGAAAGCAAACACTGCCGAAGAAATGGCGGAAGAGTTCATACTGCAACATCACTCCTCCTATGTAAGCCTTTACTTATTAGACAAATACTTCGTTCAGAAAGAAACGCCTGACTTCAGTAAAATTAAAAAGCTAGTTGAAGTAATGACAGGTGTATTACAGGACAAACCGTATATCGAACGTTTGAATGAAACAATCACTCAGGCAGAAAAATCGGAGATTGGCAAATATGCACCTTTCTTCAGCCTGCCCAATGCGAAAGGAGAAAAGATTACCCGTTCATCAGACGCCTTCAAGCAGAAAAGCCTGCTGATCAACTTTTGGGCTTCCTGGAACGACAGCATCTCTCAGAAGCAGAGCAACAGCGAGCTAAGAGAAATCTACAAAAAGTATAAGAAGAACAAATATATAGGAATGCTCGGCATCTCACTGGATGTAGACAAGCAGCAATGGAAAGACGCCATCAAACGCGATACGCTGGACTGGGAACAGGTATGCGATTTCGGCGGACTCAATTCTGAAGTAGCCAAGCAATATTCTATCTATAAAATACCTGCCAACATACTTCTCTCGTCGGACGGAAAGATTTTAGCTAAGAACCTTCGGGGAGAAGAGCTGAAAAAGAAAATAGAAAACATCGTTGAGGAAGCGACAGAAAAAGAAAAGAAAAACAAACAGAAGAAATAA